One window of the Clostridium sp. MB40-C1 genome contains the following:
- a CDS encoding prephenate dehydrogenase — MDKIDFNISIVGMGLIGGSYAMSLREVSLGKIYGIDIDEKALEDAEMMGIIDKGYVSPEIPLKDSDLVIICLYPKSVKKFVMDNIDNFKTGAIITDVTGVKTKILDEINYGLREDLDFIFGHPMAGREEKGLKFSSKEVFKGANYIITPTSRNKRENIKLVEGIIKKIGFKNIMTVTPEEHDKIISFTSQLPHVIAVSLVNSNNLDFDIGLFTGDSYRELTRIAQINSQLWTELFIENKINLIKNMEIFEENIKKFKEAIIKEDREILIKSMDNARKRRKEMS; from the coding sequence GTGGATAAAATAGACTTTAATATAAGTATTGTTGGCATGGGATTAATAGGAGGATCCTATGCCATGTCCCTAAGAGAAGTTAGCTTAGGAAAAATCTATGGAATAGATATAGATGAAAAAGCGTTAGAAGATGCAGAAATGATGGGTATTATAGATAAGGGATATGTATCACCAGAGATTCCATTAAAAGATTCAGACTTAGTTATAATATGTTTGTATCCTAAATCAGTAAAAAAATTTGTTATGGATAATATAGATAATTTTAAAACAGGAGCGATTATTACAGATGTTACAGGAGTAAAAACCAAAATTTTGGATGAAATTAATTATGGTTTAAGAGAGGATTTAGATTTTATATTTGGACATCCTATGGCAGGAAGAGAAGAAAAGGGTTTAAAATTTTCTTCAAAGGAAGTGTTTAAAGGAGCTAATTACATAATAACTCCTACAAGTAGAAATAAACGTGAAAATATCAAGCTGGTTGAAGGTATTATTAAAAAGATAGGATTTAAAAATATAATGACAGTTACTCCAGAGGAGCATGACAAAATTATAAGTTTTACAAGCCAATTACCTCATGTAATAGCTGTATCTCTAGTAAATAGCAATAATTTGGATTTTGATATAGGATTATTTACAGGAGATAGTTATAGAGAACTTACGAGGATTGCCCAAATAAATTCTCAATTGTGGACAGAACTTTTTATAGAAAATAAAATTAATTTAATTAAAAATATGGAGATTTTTGAAGAGAACATAAAAAAATTTAAAGAAGCTATAATAAAGGAAGACAGAGAAATTCTTATAAAAAGTATGGATAATGCTAGAAAAAGACGAAAGGAGATGTCTTGA
- the aroF gene encoding 3-deoxy-7-phosphoheptulonate synthase, with protein sequence MIIVMKPNVSKEKIQDLKTKLNGRGIVVNLWEGEKYSVLGLLGDTSSINPSQIQADECVDKVLHVQEPYKKANRLFHPEDTIIKVGNEEIGSAKIAVMAGPCSVESEEQLIGIAENIKKSGAGFLRGGAFKPRTSPYSFQGMKEEGLDILKKAREITGLPIVTEIMSTKLIGKFVEDVDIIQVGARNMQNFDLLKELGRTKKTILLKRGLSATIEEFLMSAEYIMAGGNDNVILCERGIRTFETYTRNTLDLSAVPVIKKLSHLPVIIDPSHAGGMWWLVEPLAKAAVAVGADGLMIEVHNDPVNAKSDGAQSLKPEKFDSLMKSLRQVAKAVDKEI encoded by the coding sequence ATGATAATTGTAATGAAACCAAATGTATCAAAAGAAAAAATTCAAGATTTGAAAACAAAGCTAAATGGAAGAGGAATTGTTGTGAATTTATGGGAAGGAGAAAAATATTCTGTCCTTGGATTATTAGGAGACACAAGTTCAATCAATCCAAGTCAAATTCAAGCAGATGAATGCGTTGATAAAGTATTACATGTACAGGAACCTTACAAAAAGGCCAATAGGCTTTTTCATCCAGAAGATACTATAATAAAGGTTGGAAATGAAGAAATAGGAAGTGCAAAGATAGCTGTGATGGCAGGACCTTGTTCAGTAGAAAGTGAAGAACAATTAATAGGAATTGCAGAGAACATTAAAAAGTCAGGGGCAGGTTTTTTAAGAGGTGGAGCATTTAAACCAAGAACATCTCCATATAGTTTTCAAGGTATGAAAGAAGAGGGATTAGATATATTAAAAAAAGCTAGAGAAATAACAGGACTTCCTATAGTTACTGAAATTATGTCTACAAAACTGATTGGGAAATTTGTTGAAGATGTTGATATAATTCAAGTTGGAGCAAGAAACATGCAAAACTTTGATTTATTAAAAGAGTTAGGTAGAACTAAAAAAACTATATTATTAAAAAGAGGGTTATCTGCTACTATTGAAGAATTTTTAATGTCTGCTGAATATATAATGGCAGGAGGAAATGATAATGTTATTCTTTGTGAGAGAGGTATAAGAACTTTTGAAACATACACAAGGAATACCTTAGATTTAAGTGCTGTACCAGTAATAAAAAAATTAAGTCATTTACCAGTAATTATAGATCCTAGTCATGCTGGAGGAATGTGGTGGCTTGTAGAACCTTTAGCTAAAGCTGCAGTAGCTGTAGGAGCAGATGGGCTTATGATAGAAGTTCATAATGATCCTGTAAATGCTAAAAGCGATGGAGCACAATCATTAAAACCAGAAAAATTTGATTCATTAATGAAATCATTAAGACAAGTTGCAAAAGCTGTGGATAAAGAGATTTGA
- a CDS encoding glycine betaine ABC transporter substrate-binding protein, whose translation MKGFFTYFGDKSNQIFQLFAQHLGLTVAAVVVAIIIGVPLGILITRKKKLAGFIIGVTNVIQAVPSLALLGFLIPILGIGSTPAIIMVFLYSLLPIVKNTYIGLKNINPDVIEAAKGIGLTGGQTLKMVQLPLALPVIMAGIRIAAVTAVGLMTIAAFIGAGGLGYLVFTGVQRVDNYMILSGAIPACILALLMDFVIGKVEDGVVPEGIKSNLGNGKVKKRKSRNRKTENRKKVTAIAILVSIVVILTGIFGYKAIGKKNTIVIGSKNYTEQLILGNMFASLVEHNTDIKVERRMNLGGSSVIWEAMKNGDVDIYVEYIGTGLVSIMKRDVIADSDKAYDVVKKHFHEEYGVEWLKPLGFNNTYVMAVREDTAKKYNLKTVSDLARVSDQLVLGCTMEFSDREDGYVGMKKLYNTNFKSVKPVDGGIRYTAIQNKESDVTDAFMTDGLLKAFNLKTLEDDKHLFPPYHAVPVIKEEVLEKYPELKEVLNKLSGQINNETMRELNYKVDKLGGDPREVADEFLKEKGLLK comes from the coding sequence ATGAAAGGTTTTTTTACGTATTTTGGAGATAAAAGCAATCAGATATTCCAGTTATTTGCACAACATTTAGGACTTACTGTTGCAGCTGTTGTGGTTGCAATAATAATAGGAGTACCTCTTGGAATATTGATAACTAGAAAGAAAAAATTAGCTGGTTTTATAATAGGAGTTACTAATGTAATACAAGCAGTTCCAAGTCTTGCACTCTTAGGTTTTTTAATTCCTATTTTAGGTATAGGAAGTACGCCTGCTATAATTATGGTATTTCTGTATTCTCTACTTCCTATAGTGAAAAATACTTATATAGGACTTAAAAATATAAATCCAGATGTAATAGAGGCAGCAAAAGGTATAGGACTTACAGGTGGACAAACCCTCAAAATGGTTCAGTTACCTTTAGCACTTCCGGTAATTATGGCAGGTATAAGAATAGCAGCAGTTACAGCAGTAGGACTTATGACAATAGCAGCATTTATAGGTGCTGGTGGTCTTGGATATTTAGTATTTACAGGGGTTCAAAGAGTAGATAATTATATGATTTTATCAGGAGCTATTCCGGCATGTATATTAGCTCTTCTTATGGATTTTGTAATTGGTAAGGTAGAGGATGGCGTGGTTCCAGAAGGTATAAAATCTAACTTAGGTAATGGTAAAGTCAAAAAAAGAAAAAGTAGAAATAGAAAAACAGAAAATAGAAAAAAAGTCACAGCTATAGCTATATTAGTTTCTATAGTGGTTATATTAACAGGAATATTTGGATATAAAGCTATTGGCAAAAAAAATACTATAGTAATAGGATCTAAAAACTATACTGAACAGTTAATTTTAGGTAATATGTTTGCTTCACTTGTAGAACATAATACGGATATAAAAGTTGAGAGAAGGATGAATTTAGGTGGGTCAAGTGTTATTTGGGAGGCTATGAAAAATGGAGATGTAGATATATATGTAGAATATATAGGAACAGGTCTTGTAAGTATAATGAAGAGAGACGTTATTGCTGATTCAGATAAAGCTTATGATGTAGTTAAAAAGCATTTCCATGAAGAATATGGTGTTGAATGGTTAAAACCTCTTGGATTTAATAATACGTATGTTATGGCTGTTAGAGAAGATACAGCTAAAAAATATAACCTTAAAACGGTATCTGATCTTGCCAGAGTAAGTGACCAACTTGTCCTTGGTTGTACTATGGAATTTTCTGATAGAGAAGATGGATATGTAGGAATGAAAAAGTTATATAATACTAACTTTAAAAGTGTAAAGCCTGTTGATGGAGGAATAAGATATACGGCAATACAAAATAAAGAGTCAGATGTTACGGATGCGTTTATGACAGATGGGTTATTAAAAGCGTTTAATCTGAAAACATTAGAAGATGACAAACATTTATTCCCTCCATATCATGCAGTTCCTGTTATTAAAGAAGAGGTTTTAGAAAAATATCCTGAACTAAAAGAAGTTTTAAATAAGTTATCTGGTCAGATTAATAATGAGACTATGAGAGAATTGAACTATAAAGTTGATAAATTAGGAGGAGATCCAAGAGAAGTTGCAGATGAATTTTTAAAGGAAAAGGGATTGTTAAAGTAA
- a CDS encoding betaine/proline/choline family ABC transporter ATP-binding protein (Members of the family are the ATP-binding subunit of ABC transporters for substrates such as betaine, L-proline or other amino acids, choline, carnitine, etc. The substrate specificity is best determined from the substrate-binding subunit, rather than this subunit, as it interacts with the permease subunit and not with substrate directly.), whose protein sequence is MIELIDIKKSFKNSHVLKGINLKINKGELVVFIGPSGCGKTTTLKMLNKLIKPTSGQILINGEDISKKDTIELRRNMGYVIQQTGLFPHMTVGDNIGLVPYLKNWDDDEIRKKTCELLEMVGMDPDKYIDRYPNELSGGQQQRIGVARAFATNPEIILMDEPFSALDPITRNSLQDELFNLQQKLKKTIVFVTHDMDEALKLGDRICIMKDGVILQYDTPEEILKNPTHGFVEEFIGKNRIWNQPEFIKAEDIVIEDPVKALENRTVLQATRIMNERHVDSIIVVDSDDKLKGIATLKDVRRNIDRKLTLHDVMEKNVVAVTKGDSIVDVLKVMNEKNVGYIPVVDDNNKLIGLITRSSLINVLSGQFLDEEGVGL, encoded by the coding sequence ATGATAGAACTAATAGATATAAAAAAATCTTTTAAAAATAGTCATGTATTAAAAGGCATTAATTTAAAGATAAATAAAGGCGAGTTAGTTGTATTTATAGGACCAAGTGGTTGTGGGAAAACTACAACATTAAAAATGTTAAATAAGTTAATAAAACCAACATCAGGACAAATATTAATAAATGGAGAAGACATAAGTAAAAAAGATACAATTGAGCTTAGAAGAAATATGGGATATGTTATCCAACAAACAGGATTGTTCCCTCATATGACAGTAGGCGACAACATAGGTTTAGTTCCTTACCTTAAGAATTGGGATGACGATGAGATAAGAAAAAAAACTTGTGAATTATTAGAAATGGTTGGAATGGATCCAGATAAATATATTGATAGATATCCAAATGAGTTAAGTGGTGGACAACAACAAAGAATAGGAGTGGCAAGAGCTTTTGCAACAAATCCTGAGATTATCTTAATGGATGAACCTTTCAGTGCCCTTGATCCAATAACAAGGAATTCTCTTCAAGATGAATTATTTAATCTTCAGCAAAAACTTAAAAAAACAATTGTTTTTGTTACCCATGATATGGATGAAGCTTTAAAATTAGGAGATAGGATATGTATTATGAAAGATGGAGTTATTCTTCAGTATGATACTCCAGAAGAAATTTTAAAAAATCCTACTCATGGTTTTGTAGAAGAATTTATAGGCAAAAATAGAATATGGAATCAACCAGAATTTATTAAAGCAGAAGATATAGTTATTGAGGATCCAGTAAAAGCACTAGAAAATAGAACTGTTCTTCAAGCTACTAGAATTATGAATGAAAGACATGTAGATAGTATTATAGTAGTCGATAGTGATGATAAATTAAAGGGGATTGCAACATTAAAAGATGTAAGAAGAAATATAGATAGAAAGCTAACTTTACATGATGTTATGGAGAAGAATGTTGTTGCTGTTACAAAAGGAGACTCTATTGTTGATGTATTAAAAGTTATGAATGAAAAAAATGTAGGATATATTCCTGTAGTAGATGATAATAACAAGTTAATAGGGCTTATTACTAGAAGTAGTCTTATCAATGTATTAAGTGGACAATTTTTAGACGAAGAGGGGGTAGGCCTATAA
- a CDS encoding TrkA C-terminal domain-containing protein: MSERLEMPRYVKIAVDVAMRIYKGYIQEGEKLRGRSLLAGEYNVSPETIRKSMKLLEDKGVVEVNKGSGIIVKSIDKAYGFIESFKEKESIGSLRNNMKKLLQDKSDIERKIQDINEKIIDYSYRFRSIDMIQTIEVEITESASIIGKTIGDSEFWQNTGGTIIGVKRNDDILISPGPYLEFKVGDKILAVGDEGVVDKIKKFLGVDEIRK, translated from the coding sequence ATGAGTGAGCGTCTTGAAATGCCCCGTTATGTAAAGATAGCAGTAGATGTTGCCATGAGAATATATAAGGGTTATATACAAGAGGGAGAGAAACTAAGAGGACGATCTTTACTAGCAGGGGAATATAATGTTTCCCCAGAAACTATTAGAAAATCAATGAAGCTACTTGAAGATAAGGGTGTAGTTGAAGTTAACAAGGGTAGCGGAATTATTGTAAAATCTATTGATAAGGCTTATGGTTTTATTGAAAGTTTTAAAGAAAAAGAGAGCATAGGTTCATTAAGAAATAACATGAAGAAACTACTTCAAGATAAGAGTGACATAGAAAGAAAAATCCAGGATATAAATGAAAAAATTATAGATTATTCATATAGATTTAGAAGTATAGACATGATACAAACTATAGAAGTAGAAATAACAGAGTCGGCATCTATAATAGGTAAAACTATAGGGGATAGTGAATTTTGGCAAAATACTGGAGGAACTATAATAGGAGTAAAAAGAAACGATGATATTTTAATATCACCTGGACCTTATTTAGAGTTCAAAGTTGGCGATAAGATTTTAGCGGTTGGTGACGAGGGTGTAGTAGATAAAATAAAAAAATTTTTAGGTGTTGATGAGATTAGAAAATAG
- a CDS encoding acyl-CoA dehydratase activase produces MYHMGVDVGSVSTDIVITDSAMNVVEKIYLRTKGKPINVVQEGFKMLQGKYDSKQIQSVGTTGSGRHIAAALVGADAIKNEITAHAYASLFVDKNVRTIIEIGGQDSKIITLKDGVVTDFAMNTVCAAGTGSFLDRQAERLEIPIEDFGDYALKSQVPVRIAGRCAVFAESDMIHKQQLGYDQSDIIMGLCEALVRNYLNNVAKGKDIEQKVFFQGGVAANSGIKKAFENALGFQVYVPENYDVMGSIGAAMLGAEAVKKVGKTKFKGFDIADREFVSSSFECKGCPNRCEVVNIKDGISVVGCFGDRCGKWSEKQVV; encoded by the coding sequence ATGTATCATATGGGTGTTGATGTAGGATCAGTAAGCACAGATATAGTAATTACTGATAGTGCTATGAATGTAGTTGAAAAAATATATTTAAGAACTAAAGGAAAGCCTATAAATGTAGTTCAAGAGGGATTTAAAATGTTACAAGGAAAGTATGACAGTAAGCAAATTCAAAGTGTAGGTACTACAGGAAGTGGTAGGCATATTGCAGCAGCTTTAGTTGGTGCAGATGCTATAAAGAATGAGATTACTGCTCACGCTTATGCATCATTATTTGTAGATAAAAATGTTAGAACTATAATAGAAATAGGTGGGCAGGATTCTAAGATAATAACTCTAAAAGATGGAGTTGTAACAGATTTTGCTATGAATACAGTTTGTGCTGCTGGTACTGGATCTTTTTTAGACAGGCAAGCTGAAAGATTAGAAATACCAATTGAAGATTTTGGTGATTATGCTTTAAAGTCACAAGTTCCAGTAAGAATTGCTGGGAGGTGTGCAGTTTTTGCTGAATCAGATATGATACATAAACAGCAGTTAGGATATGATCAATCTGATATAATTATGGGGCTATGCGAAGCGCTTGTCAGAAATTATTTAAACAATGTAGCAAAAGGAAAAGATATAGAGCAAAAAGTATTTTTCCAAGGTGGAGTAGCAGCTAATAGTGGAATAAAAAAAGCTTTTGAAAATGCTTTGGGATTTCAAGTTTATGTTCCAGAGAATTATGATGTTATGGGTTCTATAGGAGCAGCTATGTTAGGAGCTGAAGCAGTAAAAAAGGTTGGTAAAACTAAATTTAAAGGATTTGATATAGCAGATAGAGAATTTGTATCTTCAAGTTTTGAATGTAAGGGATGCCCTAATAGGTGTGAAGTGGTTAATATAAAAGATGGTATATCTGTAGTTGGGTGTTTTGGAGATAGATGTGGTAAATGGAGTGAAAAACAAGTAGTTTAA
- a CDS encoding acyl-CoA dehydratase activase-related protein: MKITFPHMGNVYIAAKIFFDDIGVKYVVPPINNKTALEIGTACSPEEMCLPFKIMMGNYLQSIDNGADTILIVGSCGPCRFGEYCELQMNTLKKMGHDLQFIVLDYPKAIGKEEFMRRVNLLLSESKKSNREKIKAGLKGLRAINLIDKIEERAHYLAGYEINKGECKKILNNCKKEVFKTNDSTKALKILEEYNRKISKVKIDRNKNPIKVSIIGEIYTVIDEFPNLNIEEKLMDYGVCSKRKLTPSWWVKDALMKTIKANSIDLRLASREYLPYYVGGHARECIGEAVMAYKDNCDGAIQIFPMGCMPEIITKAILPTISKDKDFPIMSLVVDEMTGEGGYVTRIEAFLDLLERRRKKDVSYGC; encoded by the coding sequence TTGAAAATAACCTTTCCGCACATGGGTAATGTATATATAGCTGCTAAAATTTTTTTTGACGATATAGGAGTGAAATATGTTGTCCCTCCAATAAATAATAAAACTGCTCTTGAAATTGGGACAGCTTGTTCTCCAGAAGAAATGTGCTTGCCATTTAAAATAATGATGGGAAATTATTTACAAAGCATAGATAATGGAGCTGATACTATTTTGATAGTAGGTAGCTGTGGCCCGTGTAGATTTGGAGAATACTGCGAGCTTCAAATGAATACTTTAAAAAAAATGGGTCATGATTTGCAGTTTATAGTGTTAGACTATCCTAAAGCTATTGGCAAAGAAGAGTTTATGCGTAGAGTAAACTTGTTATTATCTGAAAGTAAGAAGAGTAATAGAGAGAAAATAAAGGCGGGCTTAAAAGGACTTAGAGCCATAAATTTAATAGATAAAATCGAAGAAAGAGCTCATTACTTAGCAGGGTATGAGATAAACAAAGGTGAATGTAAAAAAATACTTAATAATTGTAAAAAAGAAGTATTTAAGACAAATGATTCTACAAAAGCGCTAAAAATTTTAGAAGAATACAATAGGAAGATTAGTAAAGTAAAGATAGATAGGAACAAGAATCCTATTAAAGTATCTATAATAGGTGAAATTTATACAGTAATAGATGAGTTCCCAAATCTAAATATTGAAGAAAAGCTTATGGACTATGGTGTATGTAGTAAAAGAAAATTAACACCTAGTTGGTGGGTAAAAGATGCATTAATGAAAACGATAAAAGCTAATTCTATAGATTTAAGATTAGCTTCTAGGGAGTACTTACCTTACTATGTAGGTGGGCATGCTAGAGAATGTATAGGTGAAGCTGTAATGGCTTATAAAGATAATTGCGATGGTGCTATTCAAATATTTCCTATGGGCTGTATGCCAGAGATTATAACAAAAGCCATACTTCCGACTATATCCAAAGATAAAGATTTTCCAATAATGAGTTTAGTAGTAGATGAAATGACAGGGGAAGGTGGATATGTAACAAGAATAGAAGCTTTCCTAGATCTATTAGAGAGGAGAAGAAAAAAAGATGTATCATATGGGTGTTGA
- a CDS encoding acyl-CoA dehydratase activase-related protein — protein sequence MKVGVPKGLLYYKYYPFIETFLREIGAEVIVSDDTNKNILNEGVKCCVDEACLPVKVFHGHVASIKDKCDIIIVPRIMRVRDNEFICPKFCGLPEMIKYSIDDMPLITELPLYMNDEKALYEWVKKLGFMITKNLYSIKMAYLKAHEKQRTFKVGINDDKFNTKIALLGHPYNVYDNYINMNIVQKLHKFEVGVITEEFVKEEYIDEEINRLFKRPFWSFARNSYGAASYLVSEKKINGIIYMSSFACGIDSVVIELIKDRIKDFPLLVIKIDEQTGEAGFNTRIEAFIDMLERRRKIENNLSAHG from the coding sequence ATGAAAGTGGGAGTGCCAAAAGGGCTTTTGTATTATAAATATTATCCATTTATAGAGACATTTTTAAGAGAAATAGGAGCAGAAGTTATTGTTTCTGATGATACCAATAAGAACATACTAAATGAAGGGGTTAAGTGTTGTGTTGATGAAGCATGCTTACCCGTGAAAGTGTTTCATGGGCATGTGGCTAGTATAAAGGATAAATGTGATATTATAATTGTTCCAAGAATTATGAGAGTAAGAGATAATGAATTTATTTGCCCTAAATTTTGCGGACTTCCTGAAATGATAAAGTATAGTATAGATGATATGCCTTTAATTACAGAATTGCCATTATACATGAATGATGAAAAGGCTTTATATGAATGGGTAAAAAAGTTAGGATTTATGATAACAAAAAATTTATATTCTATAAAAATGGCTTATTTAAAAGCGCATGAGAAACAAAGAACATTTAAGGTTGGAATAAATGATGATAAGTTTAATACAAAAATTGCTTTATTAGGACATCCATATAATGTTTATGATAATTATATTAATATGAATATAGTCCAAAAGCTTCACAAGTTTGAAGTGGGGGTTATAACTGAAGAATTTGTTAAAGAGGAATATATAGATGAAGAAATAAACAGGTTGTTTAAAAGACCGTTTTGGAGTTTTGCAAGAAATTCTTATGGGGCTGCTTCTTATTTAGTTTCAGAAAAAAAAATTAATGGAATTATTTACATGTCATCTTTTGCATGTGGAATAGATTCTGTAGTTATAGAATTAATAAAAGACAGAATAAAAGATTTTCCACTGCTTGTAATAAAAATAGATGAGCAAACAGGTGAAGCAGGATTTAACACTAGGATAGAAGCATTTATTGATATGTTAGAGAGGAGGAGAAAAATTGAAAATAACCTTTCCGCACATGGGTAA